Proteins encoded within one genomic window of Rossellomorea vietnamensis:
- a CDS encoding DUF4870 domain-containing protein, with protein sequence METNKVLSALCYFSIFFAGFLFPLIVYFVSDNPHVKKDAKSAFLSHLLPVVAVPLVFAGLVMDMGVFASGAGLPVFTVIMIGLAILLSVVVVIWNVYKGIKVLL encoded by the coding sequence ATGGAGACCAATAAGGTTCTGTCCGCTCTATGCTATTTTAGTATATTTTTTGCCGGCTTCCTTTTTCCCCTGATCGTCTATTTCGTATCAGACAATCCACACGTGAAAAAGGATGCCAAATCAGCGTTTTTATCTCACTTGTTACCGGTCGTAGCGGTTCCCCTTGTGTTCGCAGGTTTGGTTATGGATATGGGGGTTTTCGCAAGTGGGGCGGGGTTGCCTGTCTTTACCGTCATCATGATCGGTTTAGCCATATTACTTAGTGTTGTCGTGGTCATTTGGAATGTGTATAAGGGCATCAAAGTACTTTTATAA
- a CDS encoding DUF4097 family beta strand repeat-containing protein codes for MNEERKRILDMLENGTISAQEAVALLEALEEKPHASKPKKEKDFLDEFVSIFQDEKKGEKEHSSHSGNPKDKLLDFMNSALSKIKNFDFDFQWNQSVELSHVYQQPNTEFEKIDIDVANGKVEMIPWDGEEVRVECEAKVYRTEDHEEARKQFMENTSFAVDGDTLYYSTQLKWMKVDSKLYIPKHQYKRISVRLFNGGLKAGNLDVQDLRAKAANGKIQIDRLTAKKAEVETSNGAISILNAKADHVEAESINGKVHVEGDISYSDVQSLNGNIVCALTGEKSDTVHAKTVTGNIDLYVPENINISGEAKSNFGSFKVELQGIDVLEEKNEVVQKSIRFSRKTDSADKLHLFAETKAGSVLIKKHEQKNVNKDNA; via the coding sequence ATGAATGAAGAACGTAAACGCATTTTGGATATGTTGGAAAACGGAACGATATCGGCACAGGAAGCAGTGGCATTATTGGAAGCACTTGAAGAAAAGCCGCATGCATCTAAACCGAAAAAAGAGAAGGATTTCCTTGATGAGTTTGTATCAATTTTTCAAGACGAAAAAAAGGGTGAAAAAGAGCACTCATCCCATTCGGGGAACCCGAAAGATAAGCTCCTTGATTTCATGAATTCGGCCCTCTCTAAGATCAAGAATTTCGACTTCGACTTTCAATGGAATCAGTCGGTGGAATTGTCCCATGTCTACCAGCAGCCCAATACGGAGTTTGAAAAAATTGATATCGATGTGGCCAATGGGAAGGTGGAGATGATTCCATGGGATGGTGAGGAAGTTCGGGTGGAATGTGAAGCAAAGGTGTATCGCACGGAAGACCATGAAGAAGCTAGAAAGCAGTTTATGGAGAATACGTCGTTTGCCGTTGACGGGGATACGCTCTATTACTCGACGCAATTAAAGTGGATGAAGGTGGACTCCAAGCTATATATCCCGAAACACCAGTATAAAAGGATTTCTGTCCGTTTGTTCAACGGTGGGTTAAAAGCGGGGAATTTAGATGTTCAAGACCTCCGTGCCAAGGCAGCCAATGGGAAGATCCAGATCGACCGCCTGACTGCTAAGAAAGCGGAAGTCGAAACGTCCAACGGCGCGATCTCCATTTTGAACGCGAAAGCGGATCATGTGGAGGCAGAATCCATTAACGGCAAGGTGCACGTGGAAGGAGATATTTCGTACTCAGACGTTCAATCCCTGAATGGAAATATCGTATGTGCCCTGACCGGAGAGAAATCCGATACGGTACATGCAAAAACAGTGACGGGGAATATCGATTTGTATGTTCCTGAAAACATCAATATTTCCGGTGAAGCCAAATCGAATTTCGGTAGTTTCAAGGTCGAACTGCAGGGTATTGATGTATTAGAGGAAAAAAATGAAGTGGTACAGAAATCGATCCGTTTCAGCCGTAAGACGGATTCAGCGGATAAGCTTCATCTTTTTGCGGAAACAAAAGCGGGATCTGTCCTCATAAAAAAACATGAACAGAAGAATGTTAATAAGGACAACGCATAA
- a CDS encoding PspC domain-containing protein, which yields MKKRLARSRSDRKLAGVIGGLSRYVGIDSTILRVIFIILLIPTGFFPLAVVYGLLAFVLPHEEEAIR from the coding sequence ATGAAAAAACGATTAGCACGATCAAGGTCTGACCGAAAGCTTGCCGGGGTGATTGGAGGATTGTCCCGTTATGTAGGGATTGATTCAACGATCCTTAGGGTGATCTTCATCATCCTGCTCATTCCAACGGGATTTTTCCCTCTGGCTGTTGTATATGGTTTATTGGCCTTCGTGCTGCCACATGAGGAGGAAGCCATCAGATAA
- a CDS encoding phage holin family protein, giving the protein MRWIIGILINAVIFIALAGFFDGFEVSGIGAAIGASFILSILNVLVKPILIILTLPVTILSLGLFLFVINAITLLLTDGLMGSSFELSGFGMAFLASIILSLANLVIQKAVLDPMKEK; this is encoded by the coding sequence ATGAGATGGATTATTGGGATTTTAATCAATGCAGTGATCTTTATTGCATTAGCCGGCTTTTTTGACGGGTTTGAAGTGTCGGGGATCGGAGCGGCGATTGGAGCGAGCTTTATCCTGTCGATTCTGAATGTGCTCGTGAAACCGATTTTGATCATCCTGACATTGCCGGTCACAATTTTATCACTGGGACTGTTTCTATTCGTCATCAACGCCATTACGTTATTACTGACGGATGGACTGATGGGAAGCAGTTTTGAACTATCAGGTTTCGGCATGGCCTTTCTGGCATCGATCATTTTGTCACTTGCCAATTTGGTGATCCAGAAAGCGGTGCTCGACCCGATGAAAGAGAAATGA
- a CDS encoding alpha/beta hydrolase has protein sequence MKITSGVIKGYGEIDVAYTRLSQGENAEGIAILLPGLGYTVQAPLLHYSTGIYLENGYDVLHVNYQYTGADYERFSVDEVDDALKHDVNKIVDAVLLDHAYPHIHIVAKSFGTLALCHEAAREFLQDAKFIWLTPLLKDDEIFQAMLDSKQEGLCIIGDEDRHYDEGRFNELKRNQRLEMHLVKGVNHSLEHGFRVLDSISTHKEIMSIIKAFSEA, from the coding sequence ATGAAAATTACATCAGGTGTGATCAAGGGGTATGGGGAAATAGATGTAGCGTACACACGATTATCCCAGGGAGAAAACGCTGAAGGGATCGCCATCCTCTTGCCGGGGCTCGGTTACACCGTGCAGGCACCTTTGCTTCACTATTCGACAGGCATTTATCTGGAGAATGGATATGACGTGCTGCATGTTAACTATCAATATACGGGTGCGGACTACGAAAGATTTTCTGTAGACGAGGTCGATGATGCTTTGAAGCACGATGTGAATAAAATCGTCGACGCAGTATTGCTGGATCATGCCTATCCACATATCCACATAGTGGCCAAGTCGTTCGGGACATTAGCGTTATGTCATGAAGCAGCAAGGGAGTTCCTGCAGGATGCCAAGTTCATCTGGTTGACCCCCTTACTGAAAGACGATGAAATCTTTCAGGCCATGTTGGATAGTAAGCAGGAGGGGCTTTGTATCATCGGGGATGAGGATCGTCATTATGATGAGGGACGATTCAATGAACTTAAAAGGAATCAACGTCTGGAGATGCATCTGGTCAAAGGGGTCAACCATAGCCTTGAACATGGCTTCAGGGTACTCGATTCCATCTCCACCCATAAAGAGATCATGTCGATCATCAAAGCATTCTCAGAAGCGTAG
- the hprK gene encoding HPr(Ser) kinase/phosphatase, protein MAKVRTKDIVEKFKLDLVGGEEGLHRPITTSDISRPGLEIAGYFNYYPAERIQLLGKTELSFLELLDEAERKRRMEALCTDITPGIIISRDLEIPDELVEAANRYDVPVMRSSMKTTRFSSRLTNYLESKLAPTTAIHGVLVDIYGVGVLITGKSGVGKSETALELVKRGHRLVADDCVEIRQEDMDTLIGSSPELIEHLLEIRGLGIINVMTLFGAGAVRNYKRITLCINLELWDKTKQYDRLGLEEETMRIIDTDITKYTVPVRPGRNLAVIIEVAAMNFRLKRMGVNAAEQFTNRLADVIEDGENEDI, encoded by the coding sequence TTGGCTAAAGTTCGCACAAAAGATATCGTCGAGAAGTTTAAATTGGACCTTGTCGGCGGAGAAGAGGGTTTACATAGACCGATTACGACGAGTGATATTTCCCGTCCCGGACTCGAAATTGCCGGGTATTTCAACTACTATCCCGCCGAACGGATTCAATTACTGGGGAAAACCGAATTATCCTTCCTCGAATTGCTGGATGAAGCAGAACGCAAGCGCAGGATGGAAGCGCTCTGTACAGATATCACCCCTGGTATCATTATATCAAGAGACCTGGAGATACCGGATGAGCTGGTGGAAGCAGCGAATCGATATGATGTCCCTGTCATGCGTTCATCCATGAAAACGACACGATTTTCTTCCAGACTGACGAATTATTTGGAAAGTAAGCTTGCTCCTACGACGGCCATCCACGGTGTATTGGTCGACATCTATGGGGTCGGTGTATTGATCACCGGAAAAAGCGGCGTCGGGAAAAGTGAAACCGCCCTTGAGCTAGTAAAAAGAGGGCATCGCCTTGTCGCCGATGATTGTGTGGAAATCAGACAGGAAGACATGGATACGTTGATCGGCAGCTCTCCTGAGTTGATCGAACATCTCCTTGAGATCCGGGGACTCGGCATCATCAATGTGATGACGCTATTCGGTGCCGGAGCCGTGCGAAACTACAAACGCATTACCCTGTGCATCAATCTTGAGCTGTGGGATAAAACGAAACAATATGACCGCCTTGGACTCGAAGAAGAGACAATGAGAATCATCGATACGGATATTACGAAATATACCGTGCCGGTCCGCCCGGGACGAAATCTTGCCGTCATCATCGAAGTGGCTGCCATGAACTTCCGCCTGAAACGGATGGGCGTCAATGCCGCCGAACAATTTACAAACCGTCTGGCTGATGTGATTGAAGACGGGGAGAATGAAGATATCTAA
- the lgt gene encoding prolipoprotein diacylglyceryl transferase, whose product MNENITPIDPIAISLGPIQVHWYGVIIGLGIALGLYLVIRESKRLGLHPDTFIDLLVWAIPIAIICARIYYVAFEWDEYYADHPGDIIKVWNGGIAIHGALIGSVLTTVVFAKIKGLSFWKLTDIAAPSIILGQAIGRWGNFVNQEAHGGEVSRSFLESLKLPDFIINQMYIDGAYYQPTFLYESLWSFAGLILLLVLRRKADWLRRGELFLVYVIWYSIGRFYVEGLRTDSLMLGSLRFAQVISIVLIIAAIAVFVYRRKAGLAQKAYDEKTDTVNA is encoded by the coding sequence ATGAACGAGAATATTACGCCAATCGATCCTATTGCCATTTCCCTAGGTCCGATCCAGGTACACTGGTATGGAGTCATCATCGGACTTGGAATTGCACTGGGACTATACTTAGTCATCCGTGAAAGCAAGCGTTTAGGTCTTCATCCCGATACCTTCATCGATTTGCTCGTCTGGGCGATTCCCATCGCCATTATCTGTGCCAGGATTTATTATGTTGCCTTTGAGTGGGACGAATATTATGCGGACCACCCCGGGGATATCATCAAAGTATGGAATGGCGGGATCGCCATCCATGGTGCGTTGATCGGATCCGTCCTCACCACGGTTGTTTTTGCAAAAATAAAAGGTTTGTCTTTCTGGAAGCTGACGGATATCGCTGCACCAAGCATCATCCTCGGTCAAGCGATCGGACGTTGGGGGAACTTTGTGAACCAGGAGGCCCATGGTGGTGAAGTGTCGCGCTCATTCCTTGAAAGTTTAAAGCTTCCTGATTTTATCATCAATCAAATGTACATTGACGGGGCGTATTACCAGCCTACCTTCTTATATGAATCTCTTTGGAGTTTCGCAGGGTTGATCCTGCTGCTGGTGCTGAGAAGAAAAGCTGACTGGCTGAGACGGGGAGAATTGTTCCTCGTATATGTGATCTGGTACTCAATCGGGCGATTCTATGTAGAGGGGCTGAGGACGGATAGTCTGATGCTCGGATCTTTACGGTTCGCTCAAGTGATTTCCATCGTCCTGATCATTGCCGCGATCGCTGTGTTCGTTTACAGAAGAAAAGCGGGTCTTGCCCAAAAGGCATACGATGAAAAGACAGATACGGTGAACGCATAA
- a CDS encoding nucleoside recognition domain-containing protein, producing MWMSSLKNGGLTGLKTTWSLGKVIFPITLIVFLLQYTPVLPWIMEKISPFMRLLGLSGDAAIPLVLGNFLNLYAGIGGILSLDLTVKEVFIIAVMLSFSHNLFIESTVASKVGVKIWLIVTVRIGLALLSAIIINLVWNGGSDIAKYGMMPPQQAEPDGWGEIVLLGLEKAGFGVLQLALIVIPLMIIIQVMKDLKWMDAFSRWMSPATRALGMNENTSTTMVAGLVIGLAYGAGVMIQAVKEDGVSKKDVTIAFLFLVACHAVVEDTVIFIPLGIPVLPLLLIRLVTAILLTMLVAYIWNKVDAKKEKELHYEQDYNNSI from the coding sequence ATGTGGATGTCATCTTTGAAAAATGGCGGACTCACAGGATTGAAAACGACGTGGTCGCTGGGGAAAGTCATTTTTCCCATCACGCTGATCGTCTTTTTGCTGCAATACACACCGGTCCTGCCGTGGATCATGGAGAAGATCTCGCCGTTCATGAGGCTTCTCGGTCTTTCCGGTGATGCGGCGATTCCCCTTGTCCTTGGGAATTTTCTTAACCTATACGCAGGGATCGGTGGGATATTGTCCCTTGATTTAACGGTGAAGGAAGTATTCATCATTGCGGTGATGTTGTCTTTCTCACATAATTTGTTCATTGAATCGACGGTCGCCTCAAAAGTGGGCGTAAAGATCTGGCTGATTGTCACCGTAAGGATCGGACTTGCTCTCCTGTCTGCCATCATCATCAATCTCGTATGGAACGGGGGATCTGACATTGCCAAGTATGGCATGATGCCCCCACAGCAGGCGGAGCCCGATGGATGGGGAGAAATCGTCTTGCTTGGCCTTGAAAAAGCTGGATTCGGTGTCCTGCAATTGGCCCTGATCGTTATTCCTCTGATGATCATCATCCAGGTGATGAAAGATTTGAAATGGATGGACGCATTTTCCCGCTGGATGTCCCCGGCTACACGGGCCCTCGGGATGAATGAGAATACGTCGACGACGATGGTGGCGGGTCTCGTCATCGGTCTCGCCTACGGTGCGGGTGTCATGATTCAGGCGGTCAAGGAAGATGGGGTCAGTAAGAAAGATGTCACGATCGCTTTCCTCTTTCTAGTGGCATGTCACGCAGTGGTGGAGGATACCGTGATCTTCATCCCCCTTGGCATCCCTGTACTGCCACTTCTTTTGATCAGGCTGGTGACTGCGATCCTGTTAACTATGCTGGTGGCGTATATCTGGAATAAAGTTGATGCTAAGAAAGAAAAGGAGCTGCATTATGAGCAGGATTACAACAATTCTATTTGA
- the ppaX gene encoding pyrophosphatase PpaX, translating to MSRITTILFDLDGTLINTNDLIISSFLHTLNHYYPGQYGEEDVHPFMGPPLEESFGGLDPDKMEEMCAHYRAYNHEHHDSLVTEFEGVYETVKTLYDNGYKLAIVSTKVRDVVLKGLDLMNLRPFFDVIITLDEVENAKPHPEPIEKALVALGSSPGEAIMIGDNHHDILAGKNAGVLSAGVAWSAKGREHLAHYEPDFMLENMRDLLAIVGAPTA from the coding sequence ATGAGCAGGATTACAACAATTCTATTTGACTTGGATGGGACATTGATCAACACGAATGATCTGATCATTTCATCCTTTTTGCATACATTGAATCATTATTATCCGGGGCAATACGGGGAAGAAGACGTACACCCATTTATGGGACCGCCTCTTGAAGAGTCCTTCGGCGGGTTGGATCCCGATAAGATGGAAGAAATGTGCGCTCACTACCGCGCCTACAATCACGAGCACCATGATTCCCTCGTAACAGAGTTTGAGGGAGTCTATGAAACCGTGAAGACCCTTTACGACAATGGATACAAATTAGCGATCGTGTCGACGAAGGTCCGTGATGTGGTATTGAAGGGATTGGATCTGATGAATCTACGCCCGTTCTTTGACGTCATCATCACCCTGGATGAGGTGGAGAACGCGAAGCCCCATCCGGAACCGATCGAAAAAGCATTGGTGGCATTGGGATCTTCCCCAGGTGAAGCCATCATGATCGGAGACAATCACCACGACATTTTAGCCGGGAAAAATGCAGGCGTCCTGTCGGCCGGTGTTGCCTGGAGTGCCAAGGGAAGAGAGCATCTTGCCCATTATGAGCCGGACTTCATGCTTGAAAACATGAGGGATTTATTAGCGATCGTGGGAGCCCCGACTGCATGA